A stretch of Henckelia pumila isolate YLH828 chromosome 4, ASM3356847v2, whole genome shotgun sequence DNA encodes these proteins:
- the LOC140866803 gene encoding uncharacterized protein has product MEISVISDAISSVVYSTQGLAFSNFLLNRPCNVLSPSDASSDQPPSPPPSSAAPFRILAAGPPPTRTLTKPRIRRTRRVKRKSLISDYDVSGGDGFFVFSDGGDFNNGDGYFGAGGGGRGWNFGGYGGANWEESSGNSISDPAFDFVYEILCWIAMSNCLHFAFKKVVRNVADGFGDPARGKVVPMPLTPVC; this is encoded by the coding sequence ATGGAAATCTCTGTAATTTCAGACGCTATTTCATCCGTTGTTTATTCCACGCAAGGATTAGCCTTCTCGAATTTCCTCCTCAATCGCCCATGCAACGTCCTGTCTCCGTCGGACGCGTCATCCGATCAACCCCCATCGCCGCCGCCTTCCTCCGCCGCCCCTTTCCGTATCTTAGCTGCAGGGCCTCCTCCCACCAGGACGTTGACCAAACCACGCATCCGTAGAACCCGCCGCGTCAAACGGAAATCCCTGATCAGCGATTACGACGTCTCCGGAGGAGATGGATTCTTCGTTTTCAGCGACGGAGGAGATTTTAACAACGGCGATGGATATTTCGGGGCCGGAGGCGGCGGTCGGGGGTGGAACTTTGGTGGATACGGAGGTGCTAATTGGGAAGAGTCGTCTGGTAATTCGATCTCCGACCCTGCTTTTGATTTCGTGTACGAGATTCTTTGCTGGATCGCGATGTCGAATTGCTTGCATTTCGCGTTCAAGAAGGTGGTGAGGAACGTGGCGGATGGATTCGGCGATCCG